From the Sebastes fasciatus isolate fSebFas1 chromosome 3, fSebFas1.pri, whole genome shotgun sequence genome, one window contains:
- the lpar2b gene encoding lysophosphatidic acid receptor 2b codes for MDTDTDISENCYTSRNVSFFYNNSGKVISDHWRHRDYLIVVLGMMVCFIVIFSNLLVIGAILKNRRFHFPIYYLLGNLALADLFSGVSYLHLMFHTGPWTSKLTKYRWFVRQGLIDTSLTASVLNLLAVAVERHQTIFQMQLHSKMSTRRVFVIMVFIWLVAIIMGLVPTMGWHCLCDLKNCSTMAPMYSRSYLVFWALLNLLTFSIMVAVYTRIFIYVRHKSKQMSQHTTQMRHRETVLNLMKTVSMILGFFVICWTPGLVVLLLDGLGCEKCKVLRYEKYFLVLAECNSFVNPIIYSFRDKDMRKTFREILCFLCRRGKDRSSSGVYFNTLEQENYRSRCAEPAERSNGSPLICGSADIPASSET; via the exons ATGGATACAGACACCGACATCTCGGAAAATTGCTACACCAGTCGTAATGTCAGCTTCTTTTACAATAACAGCGGCAAGGTCATCAGCGACCACTGGCGCCACCGGGACTATCTGATCGTCGTTCTGGGCATGATGGTCTGCTTCATCGTCATCTTTTCCAACCTTTTGGTTATCGGTGCCATTTTAAAGAACCGACGCTTTCACTTCCCCATCTATTACCTGCTGGGTAACCTGGCTCTGGCTGACCTCTTCTCAG GTGTCTCCTACCTCCACTTGATGTTCCATACCGGTCCCTGGACCAGTAAGCTGACTAAGTACCGCTGGTTTGTGCGTCAGGGGCTGATCGACACCAGCCTGACCGCCTCGGTCCTCAACCTGCTGGCCGTGGCCGTGGAGCGCCACCAGACCATCTTCCAAATGCAGCTGCATAGTAAGATGAGCACGCGGCGCGTCTTCGTCATCATGGTGTTCATCTGGCTGGTGGCCATCATCATGGGCCTGGTTCCCACCATGGGCTGGCACTGCCTGTGCGACCTGAAAAACTGCTCCACCATGGCGCCAATGTACAGCCGCAGCTACCTGGTGTTCTGGGCCCTCCTCAACCTGCTGACCTTCTCCATCATGGTAGCCGTCTACACCCGCATCTTTATCTACGTGAGGCACAAGAGCAAGCAGATGTCTCAGCACACCACCCAGATGAGACACCGAGAGACGGTGTTGAACCTGATGAAGACCGTCTCCATGATCCTGG GCTTTTTCGTGATCTGCTGGACACCCGGCCTGGTCGTGCTGCTGCTCGACGGTCTGGGCTGCGAAAAGTGTAAGGTGCTGCGCTACGAGAAGTACTTTCTGGTGCTGGCCGAGTGCAACTCCTTCGTCAACCCCATCATCTACTCGTTCAGGGACAAGGACATGAGGAAGACCTTCAGGGAGATCCTGTGCTTCCTGTGCCGGCGGGGCAAAGACAGGAGCAGCTCCGGCGTTTACTTTAACACCCTGGAGCAAGAG AACTATAGATCTCGCTGTGCCGAGCCGGCCGAGAGGAGCAACGGGTCGCCTCTCATTTGCGGCTCAGCAGACATCCCTGCTTCGTCAGAAACCTGA